The genomic DNA CAAGAACAAATAGGGTGAGACTGGATCCCCCTGGCGGATCCCTCTAGAAGGTACAAACCTCTCCTGTCACTCCCCATTAAAAAGAACAGAGAAAGAAACCGAGGTTACCAATCTCATAATGGTGTCGACCCACAAACGATGAAAGCCAAGCAGTAACATAATAGCCTGTAAATAGCTCAACTCTACCCGGTCATAGGCTTTTCTCATATCCAGCTTGAGGCCAGCGAACCTGCTGTCGCGggctctcttcttcttcatgaAATGCATACACTCATAAGTTGTAATTATATTGTCAGTAATCGAGCGCCCTAGCACAAAGGCTgactgctcatctgaaataagATCAGGGAGCACCTTCTTCAGCCTATTGACCATCACCTTGGAGGCAATTTTATACACCACGTTGCAAAGACTTATTGGTCGAAACTGGCCTAGCTCCTTCGGGCTATCGACTTTTGGAATGAGCACAATACAGGTGTTATTAAATATTGATGGATCATCCTCCCCCCTTAGTACTCTGAGGACAACCGCAGTTACCTCATCGCCGCATAATTCCCAATGGCGCTGGAAAAAATGTGCTGGCATGCCATCTGGCCCAGGCGTCTTGGTTGGAAACATTTGGAAAAGAGCTATTTTTACTTCCTCCTTCTCAAAGGGCGCCAACAGTCCCTCATTCATAGCCGCTGTCACCTTAACAGGGACTGTGTTCAAAACACGGTCTATATCAGTCGTGCCTTCTGATCGGTACAGCGTCTTATAGAAATCTGTCGCCATAGCTCCCATCTCGTCCTCATTCTCAGTGAACTGACCATTTGATTTCTTGAGCTTTGATATTTTATTTTTCCTCCTTCTTTGGCTGGCCCTAAGATGGAAGAATTGTGTGTTCTTGTCGCTCACTGACAGCCACATTATTCTGGATCGCTATTTCCACATGATTTCCTCCCTGTAGTTCAGCTCCATAATTCTCTCCACCACCTTGATCTCTGCATGCGACGGCCCCACGCGCGAAGGAACTGATCTCATACGGCCGAGTTCCTCATTTAGCGCCTTCAACTCCTGGCGGACATGGCCAAATGTCTGTGTATCCCACAAACTGAGACTCCCAGCTAAAGATGTCAACTTGTCATGCAATTCTCTAAGAGTATGCGCCTTCCCAGCGCCCTGCCAAGTTCGAGCCAACATGGCCTCAAACTCGTCGTGAGACTCCCACATCACCTCATATATGAACATCTTCTTCCTGTGTTTCCTTCTTCCCCGCTCCACCTCCCTATCCCAGCGGAGGAGGATGGGGTCATGGTCCGAGGCAGCAGCAATGAGGTGCGACACCTGTGCAAGAGGAAAACGAGAACACCAATCTACAGTCGCTAGTGCTCTGTCCAGCCTCACGCGGCAGAAAGTTCCTCCCGCCACTTTCTTCTCGAAAGTCCACTTCCGTCCCACAAAACCGAGGTCGTACAAACCAAAAATGTCAACCATCTCCCGGAACCCCTCGATCTGCGCCCGGCTTCGTTCTTGCACCCCTGAGTGCTCATCTCTATGCAAGACCTCATTAAAATCGCCGATACAGACCCACGGTAAATTAGATGATGCCTTAATAAATTTCAGCATATCCCATGTCTTATGGCGCTCTGCAACCTGTGCCTCGCCATAAACACACGTCAACCTCCAGGGGTCATGCCCATTCTCCGTAACAATAGCATCGATATGGTACTGGGAGAATGGTAAGATCTCAACTCTAGTATTATTGTTCC from Panicum virgatum strain AP13 chromosome 7N, P.virgatum_v5, whole genome shotgun sequence includes the following:
- the LOC120681204 gene encoding uncharacterized protein LOC120681204; the protein is MLCVLETQVHKAQVEGLKNTLGYDNAFAVSSAGRSGGLGIYWNNNTRVEILPFSQYHIDAIVTENGHDPWRLTCVYGEAQVAERHKTWDMLKFIKASSNLPWVCIGDFNEVLHRDEHSGVQERSRAQIEGFREMVDIFGLYDLGFVGRKWTFEKKVAGGTFCRVRLDRALATVDWCSRFPLAQVSHLIAAASDHDPILLRWDREVERGRRKHRKKMFIYEVMWESHDEFEAMLARTWQGAGKAHTLRELHDKLTSLAGSLSLWDTQTFGHVRQELKALNEELGRMRSVPSRVGPSHAEIKVVERIMELNYREEIMWK